The following coding sequences lie in one Heyndrickxia oleronia genomic window:
- a CDS encoding TetR/AcrR family transcriptional regulator, whose protein sequence is MINKEKISDKRVRRTKLQLKQAFIKLMEEKSYDQITVTDIVNRADYNRATFYRHYNVKEELAEEMIADRTTALVETFKYPYKKKNMIHLNSLSPSDIIVFDHIMENRDFYKLWRKFQSIPGFEESFLQSIAKFIKKDITLLTPHDPHLDNNLYTTFYANGILGLILDWIKNGLEPHPDYMAEQLVKIINYYPAESYISANGNSPATLC, encoded by the coding sequence ATGATAAACAAGGAGAAAATTTCGGATAAACGAGTACGTAGAACGAAATTGCAATTAAAGCAGGCTTTTATTAAACTAATGGAGGAAAAAAGTTATGATCAAATTACAGTGACAGACATCGTGAACCGTGCTGATTATAATCGTGCAACCTTCTATCGCCACTACAATGTTAAAGAAGAATTAGCAGAGGAAATGATAGCTGACAGAACGACAGCACTCGTAGAAACGTTCAAATATCCTTACAAAAAGAAAAATATGATTCATCTAAACTCTCTATCTCCATCAGACATCATCGTATTTGATCACATTATGGAAAATAGGGATTTCTATAAACTATGGAGAAAATTTCAATCAATACCCGGATTTGAGGAATCATTTTTACAGTCCATAGCAAAATTTATCAAAAAGGATATTACTTTATTAACTCCTCATGACCCTCATTTGGATAATAACCTTTATACAACTTTTTATGCTAATGGCATTTTAGGATTGATATTAGATTGGATCAAAAATGGACTTGAACCGCACCCCGACTATATGGCAGAGCAGCTTGTGAAAATCATAAACTATTATCCTGCTGAGTCATATATATCTGCAAACGGCAATTCCCCCGCTACTTTATGTTAA
- the smpB gene encoding SsrA-binding protein SmpB, with protein MPKGEGKVVAQNKKANHDYFIEETFEAGIVLQGTEIKSIRAGRVNLKDSFARIQKGEVFIYNMHISTYEQGNRYNHDPLRERKLLLHRKQINKLIGETKEAGYALVPLKMYLKDGYAKVLIGLGKGKKKYDKREDLKKKEAKREIEKAFKARQQM; from the coding sequence ATGCCAAAAGGAGAAGGCAAAGTAGTTGCACAAAATAAAAAAGCAAATCATGATTACTTTATTGAGGAAACATTTGAAGCGGGAATTGTTCTTCAAGGCACAGAAATTAAATCCATTCGTGCGGGTCGTGTGAACCTGAAGGATTCGTTTGCTAGAATCCAAAAAGGTGAAGTTTTCATTTACAATATGCACATTAGTACATATGAACAAGGAAATCGTTATAACCATGATCCATTGCGTGAAAGAAAATTATTGCTTCACCGTAAACAAATAAATAAATTAATCGGTGAAACGAAGGAAGCTGGCTATGCATTAGTCCCTCTTAAAATGTATTTAAAAGATGGATATGCCAAAGTACTTATCGGCCTTGGTAAAGGGAAAAAGAAATATGATAAGCGTGAAGATCTCAAGAAAAAAGAAGCCAAACGTGAAATTGAAAAAGCCTTTAAAGCTCGTCAGCAAATGTAG
- a CDS encoding FAD-dependent oxidoreductase, with protein MDKHWDFSFDVVVVGSGAGGLTAALTAKLHGLSAIVLEKTGLFGGSTSKSGGTVWIPNNFYLEEAGVGDSYEQARAYLDATVGDRVPQYLKDAYLLRGPEMIKYLHENTEHVRWEYTPGYSDYYPELPGGKPSGRAIEAQLFNLRKLGKDEKNMRKSGLPTKGMVLKSSEFHKVNMITRTWIGKKTSLKVGLRLIRTKLSSYNPATLGEALIARLYASLKEAGGEVWLSTSFHDLVFENNRVTGIIAEQNGRKINIEARHGVVFASGGFSHNQELREKYLPQPSNTEWTLSSEGQTGDVIGASRKLGAKLDLMDKMWGTPTSIPPGSPAFMPVAERATPGLIIVNSEGERYLNESVPYHEFVDKMYKNNQGGATTIPSWMIFDQTVKKRYLVFGIMPGQSFPKTWFETGYTKKAETLEDLAKKIGVPPNKLAATIARFNKFAKDGHDQDFQRGVSAYDRYYGDPTLKNPNLAPLEKPPFYAIPIYPGDIGTKGGLVTDNFARVLHENGQQIQGLYATGNCAAAVMGETYPGPGATIGPAMVFGYIAASEMAAVAARPIEA; from the coding sequence ATGGATAAACATTGGGATTTCAGCTTTGATGTAGTAGTCGTTGGTTCTGGAGCAGGTGGATTAACCGCAGCATTAACTGCAAAGCTACACGGTCTTTCAGCAATTGTATTAGAAAAAACAGGGCTTTTTGGAGGCTCAACATCTAAATCGGGGGGCACGGTTTGGATACCAAATAATTTCTATTTAGAAGAAGCTGGTGTAGGCGATTCGTATGAGCAAGCTAGAGCATATCTGGATGCAACTGTAGGCGATCGGGTCCCTCAATATTTAAAGGATGCGTACTTGTTAAGAGGACCTGAGATGATAAAATATCTTCATGAAAATACGGAGCATGTCAGATGGGAATATACTCCTGGGTATTCAGATTATTATCCAGAGTTGCCTGGCGGAAAACCTAGTGGGCGGGCAATTGAAGCGCAGCTTTTCAATCTTCGTAAGTTAGGCAAAGATGAAAAAAATATGCGCAAATCTGGGTTACCGACAAAGGGGATGGTGCTGAAGTCAAGCGAATTTCATAAAGTAAATATGATTACGAGAACATGGATTGGGAAAAAGACATCATTGAAAGTTGGTTTGCGTCTTATACGAACGAAGCTAAGTTCATATAATCCCGCTACACTAGGAGAGGCTCTCATTGCCCGGTTATATGCTTCGCTTAAGGAAGCAGGTGGAGAGGTTTGGTTATCTACTTCATTTCATGATCTTGTATTTGAAAATAATCGTGTTACTGGCATTATTGCCGAACAAAATGGTAGAAAAATAAATATTGAAGCACGGCATGGCGTCGTTTTTGCCTCTGGTGGATTTTCACACAATCAGGAGCTCCGTGAAAAGTATTTACCCCAACCATCCAATACAGAGTGGACATTATCCTCTGAAGGACAAACTGGCGATGTAATTGGCGCTAGTCGTAAATTAGGGGCAAAGTTGGATTTGATGGATAAAATGTGGGGGACACCAACATCAATCCCACCTGGTTCTCCAGCATTTATGCCTGTCGCAGAACGGGCAACCCCAGGGCTAATTATTGTAAATAGTGAAGGGGAGCGTTATTTAAATGAATCGGTTCCTTACCATGAATTTGTAGATAAAATGTACAAAAATAATCAAGGAGGAGCAACAACGATTCCTTCTTGGATGATTTTTGATCAAACGGTGAAAAAACGTTATCTAGTTTTTGGTATTATGCCAGGACAATCCTTCCCAAAGACATGGTTTGAAACAGGCTATACGAAAAAGGCAGAAACACTAGAAGATTTAGCGAAAAAAATTGGTGTGCCACCAAATAAATTAGCAGCAACTATTGCGCGCTTTAATAAATTCGCCAAAGATGGACATGATCAAGATTTTCAACGCGGCGTAAGTGCTTATGATCGTTACTATGGTGACCCAACATTAAAAAATCCTAATTTAGCACCATTGGAAAAACCACCTTTCTATGCGATTCCCATTTACCCTGGGGATATTGGAACAAAAGGTGGGCTAGTCACGGATAATTTTGCAAGAGTCCTTCATGAAAATGGACAGCAAATACAGGGGTTATATGCTACTGGAAATTGTGCTGCTGCTGTGATGGGAGAAACCTATCCAGGACCTGGTGCAACAATAGGGCCGGCGATGGTGTTCGGTTATATTGCTGCAAGTGAGATGGCAGCTGTTGCAGCAAGACCAATAGAAGCATAG
- a CDS encoding LAGLIDADG family homing endonuclease gives MEKWEAAYVAGIIDGEGSITLTRMHEKEHRRPCITIASTDKELLIYIQSLTRGIIINKKNYNPNKYKNSYTLYIKKKLDVFNTLQSITPFLRIDQKRERAKWILNNYDTVTPRNGKYSQELLNEKLMFEEKFFKL, from the coding sequence ATGGAAAAATGGGAAGCAGCCTATGTAGCTGGAATTATAGATGGGGAAGGAAGCATTACTTTAACTAGAATGCATGAAAAGGAACACAGACGTCCATGTATCACAATTGCTTCTACTGATAAAGAACTACTCATTTATATTCAATCTTTAACAAGGGGAATAATAATAAATAAAAAGAATTACAATCCGAATAAATATAAAAATTCATATACCCTATATATTAAAAAGAAATTAGATGTATTTAATACATTACAATCGATAACACCATTTCTAAGGATAGACCAAAAAAGAGAACGTGCTAAATGGATTCTCAATAATTACGATACTGTCACTCCACGAAATGGAAAATACTCTCAAGAACTTTTAAATGAAAAATTGATGTTTGAAGAGAAATTTTTCAAATTATAA
- a CDS encoding zinc ribbon domain-containing protein — protein MYCSNCGESLEKEDLFCSGCGKRVEQQEVNQSKIEIASAVTMEDGQEEKKHLNENVEKAKKAAKNYWGFLLENIKSPFERGINQKPNDFLFGYFNIFFLSLFFGLGTYFEMKSITGGFSLLGNNIHFFKTFFSVFLYGIITLLVAVAVLFGIQKLLFKVSISFNHILGRFGTLITIPTVLSVLFFIAALPGLLKIIGIIISLILISLQIAIIITFLSYRKQSNVKFDPIYGLLIAYVIMGIFVALTSDVFTKNFFSGLFNIF, from the coding sequence ATGTATTGCTCAAATTGTGGGGAGAGTTTAGAAAAAGAAGATTTATTTTGTAGTGGTTGTGGCAAAAGAGTGGAACAGCAGGAAGTGAATCAATCAAAAATAGAGATTGCCTCAGCAGTCACTATGGAAGATGGACAAGAAGAGAAGAAGCATTTAAATGAAAATGTAGAGAAGGCAAAGAAAGCTGCTAAAAATTACTGGGGATTTTTATTAGAAAATATAAAATCTCCTTTTGAAAGAGGAATTAATCAAAAACCAAATGATTTCCTTTTCGGCTATTTTAATATTTTCTTTTTATCACTATTTTTTGGATTAGGTACGTATTTTGAAATGAAGTCTATCACTGGTGGTTTTAGTCTTTTAGGTAATAATATTCATTTCTTTAAAACATTTTTTTCAGTGTTTTTATATGGAATTATTACTTTATTAGTGGCTGTAGCGGTGCTATTTGGAATTCAAAAATTATTATTTAAAGTAAGTATTTCGTTTAATCACATACTAGGTCGTTTTGGTACGTTAATTACTATACCTACCGTTTTATCAGTACTTTTCTTTATTGCTGCCTTACCAGGATTATTAAAAATAATTGGTATTATTATCAGTTTAATTTTGATTAGCCTTCAAATTGCTATTATTATCACATTTCTTTCTTACCGAAAACAATCTAATGTAAAATTCGATCCTATTTATGGGCTGCTTATCGCCTATGTGATCATGGGGATCTTTGTTGCTTTAACATCTGATGTTTTTACTAAGAATTTTTTTAGTGGCCTGTTTAATATTTTTTAA
- a CDS encoding nucleoside 2-deoxyribosyltransferase: protein MKRVYLASPFFNDVEIGYLEKVEVILEKKGLKVFSPMRKAKDEHVEIGSRQWSIETFMDDIKHIKWAEIIVGIYHGNYSDSGTAWELGYAYATDKPVILVHVGENSNLMVHEGSHANITLAELEDYDFDHLPSSFYMGEML from the coding sequence ATGAAAAGAGTTTATTTAGCGAGTCCGTTTTTCAATGATGTTGAGATTGGATATTTGGAAAAGGTTGAGGTGATTTTAGAGAAAAAAGGTTTGAAAGTATTTTCTCCAATGAGAAAGGCAAAAGATGAGCATGTGGAGATTGGTTCACGTCAATGGTCAATTGAAACGTTCATGGATGATATAAAACATATTAAATGGGCAGAAATTATTGTGGGTATCTATCATGGCAACTATTCCGATAGTGGAACAGCCTGGGAACTTGGTTATGCATATGCTACTGACAAGCCTGTTATATTAGTTCACGTTGGTGAAAATAGTAATTTAATGGTGCATGAGGGTTCACACGCAAATATCACCTTGGCGGAGCTTGAAGACTATGACTTTGACCATTTACCTAGCTCTTTTTATATGGGTGAAATGCTTTAA
- a CDS encoding VanW family protein, giving the protein MKWIGLSILMLVGSQNILSDNFTVSHNGETIANVNRAYFSNPFIDIPLVNENNYEKFIQLLEKAIYQPPVNATLDDTGNIVPEKVGYKLDHDTFTKQFYTYYFNQGPANIIAPKQMVYPNVDSELLSLIRVKQIGHYTTFFNSGNKERSMNIKLASEAINNQVVFPGETFSFNKVVGKRTKEKGYMRAPVIVKGELSEDIGGGICQISSTLYNAVDNAGITITERYSHSKRVPYVPSGRDATVSWYGPDFRFTNKYNQPVLIRSKVYGGTVRIMVYSSEDINFKPKRIQKATYKLPKEIPLDSEVNRNHL; this is encoded by the coding sequence ATGAAATGGATTGGATTATCCATTTTAATGTTAGTTGGAAGCCAAAATATTCTTTCAGATAATTTTACTGTATCTCATAATGGTGAAACCATTGCCAATGTCAATCGAGCTTATTTTTCTAATCCTTTCATCGATATACCTTTAGTAAATGAGAATAACTATGAGAAATTTATTCAACTCCTTGAAAAAGCGATTTATCAACCACCTGTTAATGCCACTCTCGACGACACCGGTAATATTGTGCCTGAAAAGGTTGGCTATAAATTGGATCACGATACTTTTACAAAGCAATTTTATACATATTATTTTAATCAAGGCCCTGCTAACATCATTGCTCCAAAACAAATGGTTTATCCAAATGTTGATAGTGAATTACTTTCACTCATTCGGGTGAAACAGATTGGTCATTATACTACTTTTTTTAACTCAGGCAATAAAGAGCGATCAATGAATATTAAGCTTGCTAGTGAGGCTATTAATAATCAAGTAGTATTTCCGGGGGAGACCTTTTCATTTAACAAAGTAGTTGGTAAGAGAACAAAGGAGAAAGGCTATATGCGCGCCCCTGTAATTGTAAAAGGAGAACTATCTGAGGACATTGGTGGTGGAATTTGTCAGATTTCATCCACTTTATATAATGCGGTGGATAATGCGGGGATCACGATTACCGAGCGCTACTCTCATAGCAAACGAGTGCCTTACGTACCTTCTGGACGAGATGCCACAGTTAGCTGGTACGGTCCCGACTTTCGGTTTACCAATAAGTATAATCAACCTGTGTTAATTCGCTCGAAGGTCTACGGGGGAACCGTACGCATCATGGTTTATTCTTCTGAAGACATCAATTTTAAACCGAAAAGAATCCAAAAAGCTACCTATAAGTTGCCGAAAGAAATCCCACTTGATTCTGAGGTGAATAGGAATCATTTATAG
- a CDS encoding ABC transporter substrate-binding protein, translated as MKVRRFLPAMLALILLVSIGLVGCSSSNDDSKEGKGSSKGDVVVDIFQFKVEFKDQFKKLAEKYEKENTGVKINITTVGGGEDYGAALKSKFASGNEPTIYNVGGPQDVKDWEAKLADLSDTKAASLALDGTLEGVKKGDEILGLPYNQEGYGFIYNTKVFEKAGIDPKEITSFSALEDAVKTLDKKKKDLGLDAVFALPGKETWVTGLHLSNTFLAPEFNGNVMDAYNAKKVDFKYADAFKHVLDLENKYSVQPTVSLDYSQQVEELFSTGKVAMIQQGNWVYGSIEGIDPELAENSIGLLPIPVEGYKEDAIPVGVPMYWAVNKNKNDKEITEAKKFLDWLYTSDAGKEAVINDFKFIPAYDGFDASKISDPLAKAVYNYAKDGKTIAWVFMGYPTGWGQEQLGINIQKYISGKMSWADLVNESKKSWEAAR; from the coding sequence ATGAAAGTAAGAAGGTTCTTACCTGCTATGCTGGCTCTAATTCTTTTAGTCAGTATAGGATTAGTTGGATGCTCATCATCAAACGATGATTCAAAAGAAGGAAAAGGATCATCTAAAGGTGATGTAGTTGTTGATATTTTTCAGTTTAAAGTTGAATTTAAAGATCAATTTAAAAAACTAGCAGAAAAATATGAGAAAGAGAATACAGGCGTAAAAATCAATATTACGACAGTCGGTGGTGGTGAGGATTATGGTGCAGCACTTAAGTCTAAATTCGCATCAGGAAACGAGCCGACAATTTACAATGTAGGTGGTCCCCAAGACGTTAAGGATTGGGAAGCAAAATTAGCAGATTTATCAGATACAAAAGCAGCATCACTTGCACTTGACGGAACACTTGAAGGGGTTAAAAAAGGAGATGAAATCCTAGGTTTACCTTATAACCAAGAGGGATATGGTTTCATTTATAATACAAAAGTTTTTGAAAAAGCAGGAATTGATCCGAAAGAAATTACTTCATTCTCAGCTTTAGAAGACGCTGTAAAAACATTAGATAAGAAGAAAAAAGATTTAGGACTTGATGCGGTATTTGCATTACCTGGTAAGGAAACATGGGTAACAGGTTTACATTTGTCAAATACATTTTTAGCACCAGAATTTAATGGAAATGTTATGGATGCTTATAATGCTAAAAAAGTTGATTTTAAATATGCCGATGCATTTAAGCATGTTCTTGATTTAGAAAACAAATATTCTGTACAACCAACTGTAAGTTTAGACTACTCTCAACAAGTTGAAGAATTATTCTCAACTGGTAAAGTAGCCATGATTCAACAAGGAAACTGGGTATATGGTTCAATTGAAGGGATTGATCCGGAATTAGCGGAAAATAGTATTGGGTTATTACCAATTCCTGTTGAAGGATATAAAGAAGATGCCATTCCTGTTGGCGTACCAATGTATTGGGCAGTAAATAAAAATAAAAATGATAAAGAAATTACTGAGGCGAAAAAATTCTTAGACTGGTTATATACATCTGATGCGGGGAAAGAAGCTGTTATTAATGATTTCAAATTTATTCCTGCATATGATGGCTTCGATGCAAGTAAAATCTCAGATCCTTTAGCAAAAGCTGTTTATAATTATGCAAAGGATGGCAAAACCATTGCATGGGTATTTATGGGATATCCAACAGGCTGGGGACAAGAGCAATTAGGTATCAACATCCAGAAATATATAAGCGGTAAAATGAGTTGGGCGGATTTAGTGAATGAATCTAAAAAGTCTTGGGAAGCTGCTAGGTAA
- a CDS encoding SDR family NAD(P)-dependent oxidoreductase: MLLLSTVHDMTFSLWDHTIRLNLYSSFLVTNAFLPIMRKQKYGRIVSITSAMANFEYEGLGAYSAAKAGLEGLMRTVAIEEKNHGILVNMFDPGNLKTEQNPYGEGEPAMVVAGIVKLATLPADGMNGQVIRANQ, encoded by the coding sequence ATTCTTTTACTTAGTACGGTACATGACATGACATTTTCGTTATGGGATCATACGATTCGTCTCAACCTTTATAGCTCTTTCTTAGTAACTAATGCATTTCTCCCAATCATGCGAAAACAGAAATATGGTCGAATTGTATCGATTACCTCAGCGATGGCCAACTTTGAGTACGAAGGGTTAGGAGCATATTCCGCTGCTAAAGCAGGTTTAGAAGGATTAATGCGCACTGTCGCAATAGAAGAAAAAAATCATGGTATATTAGTAAACATGTTTGATCCAGGAAATTTAAAAACGGAGCAAAACCCTTATGGAGAAGGTGAACCAGCGATGGTTGTTGCTGGAATTGTCAAGTTGGCAACCTTACCAGCCGACGGAATGAATGGACAGGTTATTAGAGCGAACCAATAA
- a CDS encoding carbohydrate ABC transporter permease, with product MKKGNLWYWLFLAPTLIALALVVILPLIFGVYYSFTNWNGIDNLKFIGLENYMNLFKDKEFLDSLWFTIKFTVVSVFLINFFGLSLALIVTQKMKTSNLLRTIFFMPNLIGGLILGFIWQFIFIKVFSGVGDLLGIEALKGWLSTPETGFWALAILMSWQMSGYIMVIYISYLESVPKELLEAAEIDGANSFQRFIHVTFPLVAPAFTVSLFLTLSNSFKLYDQNLSLTGGGPFHSTQMVAMEIYKTAFTENAMAYAQSKAVIFFIIVAAISLTQVYINKRREVEM from the coding sequence ATGAAAAAAGGTAATTTATGGTACTGGCTATTTTTGGCGCCAACACTAATTGCATTAGCTCTTGTTGTCATTTTGCCATTAATTTTCGGTGTATATTACTCATTTACTAATTGGAATGGAATTGACAATTTAAAGTTTATTGGTTTAGAGAATTATATGAATCTATTTAAAGATAAGGAGTTTTTAGATTCACTTTGGTTCACTATTAAATTTACTGTTGTATCCGTATTTTTAATTAATTTTTTTGGACTTTCATTGGCACTCATTGTGACTCAAAAAATGAAAACAAGCAATTTATTAAGAACCATTTTCTTTATGCCAAATTTAATTGGTGGACTTATCCTTGGGTTTATTTGGCAATTTATTTTTATTAAGGTTTTCTCTGGAGTTGGTGATTTATTAGGTATTGAAGCCTTAAAAGGATGGCTTTCCACTCCGGAAACTGGTTTTTGGGCACTGGCAATACTAATGAGCTGGCAAATGTCGGGTTATATTATGGTTATTTATATTTCATATTTAGAGAGTGTTCCTAAGGAATTATTAGAGGCAGCTGAAATTGATGGGGCAAATAGCTTCCAACGATTTATTCATGTCACATTCCCACTTGTTGCTCCAGCATTTACAGTTAGTTTATTTTTAACATTATCAAATTCATTTAAACTATATGATCAAAACCTTTCACTGACAGGTGGAGGCCCATTCCATTCAACACAAATGGTCGCAATGGAAATTTATAAAACAGCATTTACTGAAAATGCAATGGCTTACGCCCAATCAAAGGCAGTCATATTCTTTATTATTGTAGCGGCAATATCACTTACACAGGTATACATCAATAAGAGACGGGAGGTTGAAATGTAA
- a CDS encoding LacI family DNA-binding transcriptional regulator, with protein MAVTIKDVAKVARVSPSTVSRVIADNPRISEETKKRVREAMIELGYHPNFQARSLAVKSTQSIGIIMPNSATKVLENPFFPEVLRGISQVAREDRYGIYLSTGATQEEIFEEVVQMVQGRRVDGIILLYSKTNDTVMNYLLEEDFPFTVIGRPYNNAERITHVDNDNIYATKQVTKYLIDKGHKRITFIGLNPEVVFTIDRMEGYKQALKEAGIPFNEQLVVQESSLKEGGVEVAKEFLLANEPSTALVVTDDFVAIELMSYAESLNIRVPEDISIISFNNIMLTNHMRPPLTSVDIDIFQLGLEAASCLIEKIKNPTILPKRLTIPATMIERKSCASLK; from the coding sequence ATGGCAGTTACAATAAAAGATGTGGCGAAGGTCGCTCGTGTGTCACCTTCAACCGTTTCGAGGGTTATAGCAGATAACCCAAGAATTAGTGAAGAAACCAAAAAACGTGTCAGAGAAGCGATGATAGAACTTGGCTATCATCCAAATTTTCAAGCAAGGAGCTTAGCCGTAAAAAGTACTCAAAGTATTGGTATCATTATGCCTAACTCTGCTACAAAGGTATTGGAAAATCCATTCTTTCCAGAAGTTTTACGTGGGATCAGCCAGGTGGCAAGAGAGGATCGCTATGGCATTTATTTATCTACAGGTGCCACTCAAGAGGAAATCTTCGAGGAAGTTGTACAAATGGTTCAAGGAAGACGAGTTGATGGAATTATTCTTTTATACTCGAAAACAAATGACACAGTCATGAACTATTTATTAGAGGAGGATTTTCCCTTCACTGTCATTGGACGGCCATATAATAATGCAGAAAGAATTACACATGTCGATAATGATAATATTTATGCAACCAAACAAGTAACGAAATATTTAATTGATAAAGGGCATAAAAGGATTACATTTATTGGTTTAAATCCAGAGGTAGTCTTTACAATTGATCGTATGGAAGGGTACAAACAGGCACTAAAAGAAGCGGGAATTCCATTTAACGAACAATTAGTAGTTCAGGAAAGTAGCTTAAAAGAAGGTGGCGTGGAGGTAGCAAAAGAATTTCTACTAGCAAATGAGCCATCGACAGCACTTGTTGTTACAGATGACTTTGTTGCCATTGAATTAATGAGCTATGCGGAAAGTTTAAATATACGGGTACCCGAAGATATTTCTATCATAAGTTTCAATAATATCATGTTAACTAATCATATGAGACCACCATTAACATCTGTTGACATCGATATCTTTCAATTAGGACTTGAAGCCGCGAGCTGCTTAATTGAAAAAATTAAGAATCCAACTATTTTACCGAAGCGATTGACCATTCCTGCGACGATGATTGAAAGAAAATCATGTGCTAGCCTGAAATAA
- a CDS encoding carbohydrate ABC transporter permease — protein MGRNKKKTYFIGILGIILALLWISPFYLMVVNSFKEKREIFTDTLGLPDKFTFDNYIEAFKQLDFLKTLFNSVLITVVAVIVIVVFSSMAAYALSRRKSKMTGFIFFLFVAAMLIPFQSVMIPLISVFGKMELLNRFGIILMYLGFGSSLSIFLYHGTLTGISKSLDEAATIDGANRFQVFWYIIFPMLKPITVTVAILNIIWIWNDYLLPSLVINKEGMETIPLKMFFFFGEYTKQWHLALAGLTIAIIPVIIVYFFLQKQIIKGVSEGSVK, from the coding sequence ATGGGCAGAAACAAGAAAAAAACATATTTTATAGGAATTCTAGGCATCATTTTAGCCCTTCTTTGGATCTCACCATTTTATTTGATGGTTGTAAACTCCTTTAAAGAAAAAAGAGAAATATTCACGGATACGCTAGGGCTTCCTGATAAATTTACCTTTGATAATTATATCGAGGCATTTAAACAATTGGATTTCTTAAAAACTTTATTTAATTCAGTGTTAATTACTGTAGTAGCCGTTATTGTTATTGTAGTCTTTTCTTCTATGGCAGCGTATGCGTTATCAAGACGAAAAAGTAAAATGACAGGTTTCATCTTTTTCCTATTTGTCGCTGCGATGTTAATCCCATTTCAATCCGTCATGATTCCGCTCATTTCTGTATTTGGAAAGATGGAGCTGCTTAATCGATTTGGAATTATTTTAATGTATTTAGGATTTGGTTCAAGTTTATCGATCTTTTTGTATCATGGAACATTAACTGGTATTTCCAAATCCCTTGATGAAGCGGCCACCATTGATGGAGCCAATCGTTTTCAAGTATTTTGGTATATCATCTTCCCGATGCTTAAACCAATTACTGTGACAGTTGCGATACTCAATATTATTTGGATTTGGAATGACTATTTATTGCCTTCACTAGTTATTAATAAAGAAGGAATGGAAACGATCCCGTTAAAAATGTTCTTCTTCTTTGGGGAATATACGAAACAATGGCACTTAGCATTAGCCGGTTTAACAATAGCCATTATCCCAGTGATTATTGTTTATTTCTTCTTACAAAAACAAATTATTAAAGGAGTATCAGAAGGCTCAGTGAAATAA